Proteins encoded within one genomic window of Pongo pygmaeus isolate AG05252 chromosome 6, NHGRI_mPonPyg2-v2.0_pri, whole genome shotgun sequence:
- the SRRT gene encoding serrate RNA effector molecule homolog isoform X4: MGDSDDEYDRRRRDKFRRERSDYDRSRERDERRRGDDWNDREWDRGRERRSRGEYRDYDRNRRERFSPPRHELSPPQKRMRRDWDEHSSDPYHSGYEMPYAGGGGGPTYGPPQPWGHPDVHIMQHHVLPIQARLGSIAEIDLGVPPPVMKTFKEFLLSLDDSVDETEAVKRYNDYKLDFRRQQMQDFFLAHKDEEWFRSKYHPDEVGKRRQEARGALQNRLRVFLSLMETGWFDNLLLDIDKADAIVKMLDAAVIKMEGGTENDLRILEQEEEEEQAGKPGEPGKKEEGRAGAGLGDGERKTNDKDEKKEDSKQAENDSSNDDKTKKSEGDGDKEEKKEDSEKEAKKSSKKRNRKHSGDDSFDEGSMSESESESESGQAEEEKEEAEALKEKEKPKEEEWEKPKDAAGLECKPRPLHKTCSLFMRNIAPNISRAEIISLCKRYPGFMRVALSEPQPERRFFRRGWVTFDRSVNIKEICWNLQNIRLRECELSPGVNRDLTRRVRNINGITQHKQIVRNDIKLAAKLIHTLDDRTQLWASEPGTPPLPTSLPSQNPILKNITDYLIEEVSAEEEELLGSSGGAPPEEPPKEGNPAEINVERDEKLIKVLDKLLLYLRIVHSLDYYNTCEYPNEDEMPNRCGIIHVRGPMPPNRISHGEVLEWQKTFEEKLTPLLSVRESLSEEEAQKMGRKDPEQEVEKFVTSNTQELGKDKWLCPLSGKKFKGPEFVRKHIFNKHAEKIEEVKKEVAFFNNFLTDAKRPALPEIKPAQPPGPAQSLTPGLPYPHQTPQGLMPYGQPRPPILGYGAGAVRPAVPTGGPPYPHAPYGAGRGNYDAFRGQGGYPGKPRNRMVRGDPRAIVEYRDLDAPDDVDFF; this comes from the exons ATGGGTGACAGTGATGACGAGTACGATCGAAGGCGCAGGGACAAGTTCAGAAGAGAGCGCAGCGACTACGACCGTTCCCGCGAGAGAGATGAAAGACGTCGAGGGGACGATTGGAATGACAG AGAGTGGGACCGTGGCCGTGAGCGCCGTAGTCGGGGTGAATATCGGGACTATGACCGGAATCGGCGAGAGCGCTTCTCGCCACCTCGCCATGAACTCAGCCCACCACAGAAGCGCATGAGGAGAGACTG GGATGAGCACAGCTCTGACCCATACCACAGTGGCTATGAGATGCCCTATGCTGGGGGGGGTGGGGGCCCAACTTATGGCCCCCCTCAGCCCTGGGGCCACCCCGACGTCCACATCATGCAGCACCATGTCCTGCCTATCCAGGCCAG gctgggcagcatCGCAGAGATTGACCTGGGTGTGCCGCCGCCTGTGATGAAGACCTTCAAGGAGTTTCTCCTCTCCCTGGATGACTCGGTGGATGAGACGGAGGCCGTCAAGCGCTATAATGACTACAAGCTGGATTTCCGGAGGCAGCAGATGCAGGATTTCTTCCTGGCGCACAAAGATGAGGAGTG GTTTCGGTCTAAGTACCACCCAGATGAGGTGGGGAAGCGTCGGCAGGAGGCCCGGGGGGCCCTGCAAAACCGACTGAGGGTCTTCCTGTCCCTCATGGAGACTGGCTGGTTTGATAACCTTCTCCTGGACATAGACAAAGCTGATGCCATTGTCAAGATGCTGGATGCAG CCGTGATTAAGATGGAAGGAGGCACGGAGAATGATCTCCGCAtcctggagcaggaggaggaggaggagcaggcagGAAAGCCTGGGGAGCCaggcaagaaagaagaaggaCGGGCTGGAGCAGGACTGGGGGACGGGGAGCGCAAAACCAACGACAAGGACGAGAAGAAGGAAGACAGCAAGCAG GCTGAGAATGACAGTTCTAATGATGACAAAACAAAGAAGTCGGAGGGTGACGGGgacaaggaagagaagaaagaagactcTGAGAAGGAAGCCAAAAAG AGTAGCAAGAAGCGGAACCGGAAGCACAGCGGGGACGACAGCTTTGACGAGGGCAGCATGTCGGAGTCCGAGTCGGAGTCAGAGAGCggccaggctgaggaggagaaggaggaggctg AAGCGCTCAAGGAGAAGGAGAAGCCCAAGGAAGAAGAATGGGAGAAGCCCAAGGACGCCGCGGGGCTGGAGTGCAAGCCGCGGCCGCTGCATAAGACCTGCTCCCTCTTCATGCGCAACATCGCGCCCAACATCTCCCGGGCCGAGATCATCTCC CTTTGTAAAAGGTACCCAGGCTTTATGCGGGTGGCGCTTTCAGAGCCCCAGCCGGAGAGGAG GTTTTTCCGTCGTGGCTGGGTGACCTTCGACCGCAGTGTTAACATTAAAGAGATCTGTTGGAACCTGCAGAACATCCGT CTCCGGGAGTGTGAGCTGAGCCCTGGTGTGAACAGGGACCTCACCCGGCGCGTTCGCAACATCAACGGCATCACCCAGCACAAGCAGATTGTGCGCAACGACATCAAGCTGGCGGCCAAGCTGATCCACACGCTGGACGACAGGACCCAGCTTTGGGCCTCAGAACCAGGGACGCCTCCCCTGCCAACG AGCCTGCCCTCGCAAAACCCGATCTTGAAGAATATCACCGACTACCTGATCGAGGAAGTGAGCGCCGAGGAGGAGGAGCTGCTGGGGAGCAGCGGGGGCGCTCCTCCTGAGGAGCCTCCTAAGGAAGGGAACCCGGCAGAGATCAATGTGGAGCGGGATGAGAAGTTGATCAAG GTCTTGGACAAGCTCCTTCTTTACCTGCGCATCGTGCATTCCTTGGATTATTACAACACCTGTGAGTACCCCAACGAGGATGAGATGCCCAATCGCTGTGGGATCATCCACGTTCGGGGGCCCATGCCACCCAACCGCATCAGTCACGGGGAAG TGCTGGAGTGGCAGAAGACGTTTGAGGAGAAGCTCACGCCGTTGCTGAGTGTGCGGGAGTCACTCTCAGAGGAAGAGGCCCAGAAGATGGGGCGCAAAGACCCAGAGCAGGAAGTGGAGAAGTTCGTCACCTCCAACACGCAGGAACTGGGCAAGGATAAGTGGCTGTGTCCTCTCAGTGGCAAGAAATTCAAG GGTCCTGAGTTTGTGCGCAAACATATCTTCAACAAGCATGCAGAGAAAATTGAGGAAGTGAAAAAGGAGGTCGCGTTTTTTAACAACTTCCTCACTGATGCTAAGCGCCCAGCTCTGCCTGAGATCAAGCCAGCCCagccacctggccctgcccaga GTTTGACCCCGGGACTCCCCTACCCACACCAGACGCCCCAGGGCCTGATGCCCTACGGTCAGCCCCGGCCCCCGATCTTGGGCTATGGAG CTGGTGCTGTCCGCCCTGCAGTCCCCACAGGAGGCCCTCCATACCCCCACGCCCCGTATGGTGCTGGTCGAGGGAACTACGATGCCTTCCGAGGCCAGGGAGGTTATCCTGGGAAACCTCGCAACAG GATGGTTCGTGGAGACCCAAGGGCCATTGTGGAATATCGGGACCTGGATGCCCCAGACGACGTTGATTTCTTTTGA
- the SRRT gene encoding serrate RNA effector molecule homolog isoform X7, with amino-acid sequence MGDSDDEYDRRRRDKFRRERSDYDRSRERDERRRGDDWNDREWDRGRERRSRGEYRDYDRNRRERFSPPRHELSPPQKRMRRDWDEHSSDPYHSGYEMPYAGGGGGPTYGPPQPWGHPDVHIMQHHVLPIQARLGSIAEIDLGVPPPVMKTFKEFLLSLDDSVDETEAVKRYNDYKLDFRRQQMQDFFLAHKDEEWFRSKYHPDEVGKRRQEARGALQNRLRVFLSLMETGWFDNLLLDIDKADAIVKMLDAAVIKMEGGTENDLRILEQEEEEEQAGKPGEPGKKEEGRAGAGLGDGERKTNDKDEKKEDSKQAENDSSNDDKTKKSEGDGDKEEKKEDSEKEAKKSSKKRNRKHSGDDSFDEGSMSESESESESGQAEEEKEEAEALKEKEKPKEEEWEKPKDAAGLECKPRPLHKTCSLFMRNIAPNISRAEIISLCKRYPGFMRVALSEPQPERRFFRRGWVTFDRSVNIKEICWNLQNIRLRECELSPGVNRDLTRRVRNINGITQHKQIVRNDIKLAAKLIHTLDDRTQLWASEPGTPPLPTSLPSQNPILKNITDYLIEEVSAEEEELLGSSGGAPPEEPPKEGNPAEINVERDEKLIKVLDKLLLYLRIVHSLDYYNTCEYPNEDEMPNRCGIIHVRGPMPPNRISHGEVLEWQKTFEEKLTPLLSVRESLSEEEAQKMGRKDPEQEVEKFVTSNTQELGKDKWLCPLSGKKFKGPEFVRKHIFNKHAEKIEEVKKEVAFFNNFLTDAKRPALPEIKPAQPPGPAQSLTPGLPYPHQTPQGLMPYGQPRPPILGYGVPTGGPPYPHAPYGAGRGNYDAFRGQGGYPGKPRNRMVRGDPRAIVEYRDLDAPDDVDFF; translated from the exons ATGGGTGACAGTGATGACGAGTACGATCGAAGGCGCAGGGACAAGTTCAGAAGAGAGCGCAGCGACTACGACCGTTCCCGCGAGAGAGATGAAAGACGTCGAGGGGACGATTGGAATGACAG AGAGTGGGACCGTGGCCGTGAGCGCCGTAGTCGGGGTGAATATCGGGACTATGACCGGAATCGGCGAGAGCGCTTCTCGCCACCTCGCCATGAACTCAGCCCACCACAGAAGCGCATGAGGAGAGACTG GGATGAGCACAGCTCTGACCCATACCACAGTGGCTATGAGATGCCCTATGCTGGGGGGGGTGGGGGCCCAACTTATGGCCCCCCTCAGCCCTGGGGCCACCCCGACGTCCACATCATGCAGCACCATGTCCTGCCTATCCAGGCCAG gctgggcagcatCGCAGAGATTGACCTGGGTGTGCCGCCGCCTGTGATGAAGACCTTCAAGGAGTTTCTCCTCTCCCTGGATGACTCGGTGGATGAGACGGAGGCCGTCAAGCGCTATAATGACTACAAGCTGGATTTCCGGAGGCAGCAGATGCAGGATTTCTTCCTGGCGCACAAAGATGAGGAGTG GTTTCGGTCTAAGTACCACCCAGATGAGGTGGGGAAGCGTCGGCAGGAGGCCCGGGGGGCCCTGCAAAACCGACTGAGGGTCTTCCTGTCCCTCATGGAGACTGGCTGGTTTGATAACCTTCTCCTGGACATAGACAAAGCTGATGCCATTGTCAAGATGCTGGATGCAG CCGTGATTAAGATGGAAGGAGGCACGGAGAATGATCTCCGCAtcctggagcaggaggaggaggaggagcaggcagGAAAGCCTGGGGAGCCaggcaagaaagaagaaggaCGGGCTGGAGCAGGACTGGGGGACGGGGAGCGCAAAACCAACGACAAGGACGAGAAGAAGGAAGACAGCAAGCAG GCTGAGAATGACAGTTCTAATGATGACAAAACAAAGAAGTCGGAGGGTGACGGGgacaaggaagagaagaaagaagactcTGAGAAGGAAGCCAAAAAG AGTAGCAAGAAGCGGAACCGGAAGCACAGCGGGGACGACAGCTTTGACGAGGGCAGCATGTCGGAGTCCGAGTCGGAGTCAGAGAGCggccaggctgaggaggagaaggaggaggctg AAGCGCTCAAGGAGAAGGAGAAGCCCAAGGAAGAAGAATGGGAGAAGCCCAAGGACGCCGCGGGGCTGGAGTGCAAGCCGCGGCCGCTGCATAAGACCTGCTCCCTCTTCATGCGCAACATCGCGCCCAACATCTCCCGGGCCGAGATCATCTCC CTTTGTAAAAGGTACCCAGGCTTTATGCGGGTGGCGCTTTCAGAGCCCCAGCCGGAGAGGAG GTTTTTCCGTCGTGGCTGGGTGACCTTCGACCGCAGTGTTAACATTAAAGAGATCTGTTGGAACCTGCAGAACATCCGT CTCCGGGAGTGTGAGCTGAGCCCTGGTGTGAACAGGGACCTCACCCGGCGCGTTCGCAACATCAACGGCATCACCCAGCACAAGCAGATTGTGCGCAACGACATCAAGCTGGCGGCCAAGCTGATCCACACGCTGGACGACAGGACCCAGCTTTGGGCCTCAGAACCAGGGACGCCTCCCCTGCCAACG AGCCTGCCCTCGCAAAACCCGATCTTGAAGAATATCACCGACTACCTGATCGAGGAAGTGAGCGCCGAGGAGGAGGAGCTGCTGGGGAGCAGCGGGGGCGCTCCTCCTGAGGAGCCTCCTAAGGAAGGGAACCCGGCAGAGATCAATGTGGAGCGGGATGAGAAGTTGATCAAG GTCTTGGACAAGCTCCTTCTTTACCTGCGCATCGTGCATTCCTTGGATTATTACAACACCTGTGAGTACCCCAACGAGGATGAGATGCCCAATCGCTGTGGGATCATCCACGTTCGGGGGCCCATGCCACCCAACCGCATCAGTCACGGGGAAG TGCTGGAGTGGCAGAAGACGTTTGAGGAGAAGCTCACGCCGTTGCTGAGTGTGCGGGAGTCACTCTCAGAGGAAGAGGCCCAGAAGATGGGGCGCAAAGACCCAGAGCAGGAAGTGGAGAAGTTCGTCACCTCCAACACGCAGGAACTGGGCAAGGATAAGTGGCTGTGTCCTCTCAGTGGCAAGAAATTCAAG GGTCCTGAGTTTGTGCGCAAACATATCTTCAACAAGCATGCAGAGAAAATTGAGGAAGTGAAAAAGGAGGTCGCGTTTTTTAACAACTTCCTCACTGATGCTAAGCGCCCAGCTCTGCCTGAGATCAAGCCAGCCCagccacctggccctgcccaga GTTTGACCCCGGGACTCCCCTACCCACACCAGACGCCCCAGGGCCTGATGCCCTACGGTCAGCCCCGGCCCCCGATCTTGGGCTATGGAG TCCCCACAGGAGGCCCTCCATACCCCCACGCCCCGTATGGTGCTGGTCGAGGGAACTACGATGCCTTCCGAGGCCAGGGAGGTTATCCTGGGAAACCTCGCAACAG GATGGTTCGTGGAGACCCAAGGGCCATTGTGGAATATCGGGACCTGGATGCCCCAGACGACGTTGATTTCTTTTGA
- the SRRT gene encoding serrate RNA effector molecule homolog isoform X2, whose amino-acid sequence MGDSDDEYDRRRRDKFRRERSDYDRSRERDERRRGDDWNDREWDRGRERRSRGEYRDYDRNRRERFSPPRHELSPPQKRMRRDWDEHSSDPYHSGYEMPYAGGGGGPTYGPPQPWGHPDVHIMQHHVLPIQARLGSIAEIDLGVPPPVMKTFKEFLLSLDDSVDETEAVKRYNDYKLDFRRQQMQDFFLAHKDEEWFRSKYHPDEVGKRRQEARGALQNRLRVFLSLMETGWFDNLLLDIDKADAIVKMLDAAVIKMEGGTENDLRILEQEEEEEQAGKPGEPGKKEEGRAGAGLGDGERKTNDKDEKKEDSKQAENDSSNDDKTKKSEGDGDKEEKKEDSEKEAKKSSKKRNRKHSGDDSFDEGSMSESESESESGQAEEEKEEAEALKEKEKPKEEEWEKPKDAAGLECKPRPLHKTCSLFMRNIAPNISRAEIISLCKRYPGFMRVALSEPQPERRFFRRGWVTFDRSVNIKEICWNLQNIRLRECELSPGVNRDLTRRVRNINGITQHKQIVRNDIKLAAKLIHTLDDRTQLWASEPGTPPLPTSLPSQNPILKNITDYLIEEVSAEEEELLGSSGGAPPEEPPKEGNPAEINVERDEKLIKVLDKLLLYLRIVHSLDYYNTCEYPNEDEMPNRCGIIHVRGPMPPNRISHGEVLEWQKTFEEKLTPLLSVRESLSEEEAQKMGRKDPEQEVEKFVTSNTQELGKDKWLCPLSGKKFKGPEFVRKHIFNKHAEKIEEVKKEVAFFNNFLTDAKRPALPEIKPAQPPGPAQILPPGLTPGLPYPHQTPQGLMPYGQPRPPILGYGAGAVRPAVPTGGPPYPHAPYGAGRGNYDAFRGQGGYPGKPRNRMVRGDPRAIVEYRDLDAPDDVDFF is encoded by the exons ATGGGTGACAGTGATGACGAGTACGATCGAAGGCGCAGGGACAAGTTCAGAAGAGAGCGCAGCGACTACGACCGTTCCCGCGAGAGAGATGAAAGACGTCGAGGGGACGATTGGAATGACAG AGAGTGGGACCGTGGCCGTGAGCGCCGTAGTCGGGGTGAATATCGGGACTATGACCGGAATCGGCGAGAGCGCTTCTCGCCACCTCGCCATGAACTCAGCCCACCACAGAAGCGCATGAGGAGAGACTG GGATGAGCACAGCTCTGACCCATACCACAGTGGCTATGAGATGCCCTATGCTGGGGGGGGTGGGGGCCCAACTTATGGCCCCCCTCAGCCCTGGGGCCACCCCGACGTCCACATCATGCAGCACCATGTCCTGCCTATCCAGGCCAG gctgggcagcatCGCAGAGATTGACCTGGGTGTGCCGCCGCCTGTGATGAAGACCTTCAAGGAGTTTCTCCTCTCCCTGGATGACTCGGTGGATGAGACGGAGGCCGTCAAGCGCTATAATGACTACAAGCTGGATTTCCGGAGGCAGCAGATGCAGGATTTCTTCCTGGCGCACAAAGATGAGGAGTG GTTTCGGTCTAAGTACCACCCAGATGAGGTGGGGAAGCGTCGGCAGGAGGCCCGGGGGGCCCTGCAAAACCGACTGAGGGTCTTCCTGTCCCTCATGGAGACTGGCTGGTTTGATAACCTTCTCCTGGACATAGACAAAGCTGATGCCATTGTCAAGATGCTGGATGCAG CCGTGATTAAGATGGAAGGAGGCACGGAGAATGATCTCCGCAtcctggagcaggaggaggaggaggagcaggcagGAAAGCCTGGGGAGCCaggcaagaaagaagaaggaCGGGCTGGAGCAGGACTGGGGGACGGGGAGCGCAAAACCAACGACAAGGACGAGAAGAAGGAAGACAGCAAGCAG GCTGAGAATGACAGTTCTAATGATGACAAAACAAAGAAGTCGGAGGGTGACGGGgacaaggaagagaagaaagaagactcTGAGAAGGAAGCCAAAAAG AGTAGCAAGAAGCGGAACCGGAAGCACAGCGGGGACGACAGCTTTGACGAGGGCAGCATGTCGGAGTCCGAGTCGGAGTCAGAGAGCggccaggctgaggaggagaaggaggaggctg AAGCGCTCAAGGAGAAGGAGAAGCCCAAGGAAGAAGAATGGGAGAAGCCCAAGGACGCCGCGGGGCTGGAGTGCAAGCCGCGGCCGCTGCATAAGACCTGCTCCCTCTTCATGCGCAACATCGCGCCCAACATCTCCCGGGCCGAGATCATCTCC CTTTGTAAAAGGTACCCAGGCTTTATGCGGGTGGCGCTTTCAGAGCCCCAGCCGGAGAGGAG GTTTTTCCGTCGTGGCTGGGTGACCTTCGACCGCAGTGTTAACATTAAAGAGATCTGTTGGAACCTGCAGAACATCCGT CTCCGGGAGTGTGAGCTGAGCCCTGGTGTGAACAGGGACCTCACCCGGCGCGTTCGCAACATCAACGGCATCACCCAGCACAAGCAGATTGTGCGCAACGACATCAAGCTGGCGGCCAAGCTGATCCACACGCTGGACGACAGGACCCAGCTTTGGGCCTCAGAACCAGGGACGCCTCCCCTGCCAACG AGCCTGCCCTCGCAAAACCCGATCTTGAAGAATATCACCGACTACCTGATCGAGGAAGTGAGCGCCGAGGAGGAGGAGCTGCTGGGGAGCAGCGGGGGCGCTCCTCCTGAGGAGCCTCCTAAGGAAGGGAACCCGGCAGAGATCAATGTGGAGCGGGATGAGAAGTTGATCAAG GTCTTGGACAAGCTCCTTCTTTACCTGCGCATCGTGCATTCCTTGGATTATTACAACACCTGTGAGTACCCCAACGAGGATGAGATGCCCAATCGCTGTGGGATCATCCACGTTCGGGGGCCCATGCCACCCAACCGCATCAGTCACGGGGAAG TGCTGGAGTGGCAGAAGACGTTTGAGGAGAAGCTCACGCCGTTGCTGAGTGTGCGGGAGTCACTCTCAGAGGAAGAGGCCCAGAAGATGGGGCGCAAAGACCCAGAGCAGGAAGTGGAGAAGTTCGTCACCTCCAACACGCAGGAACTGGGCAAGGATAAGTGGCTGTGTCCTCTCAGTGGCAAGAAATTCAAG GGTCCTGAGTTTGTGCGCAAACATATCTTCAACAAGCATGCAGAGAAAATTGAGGAAGTGAAAAAGGAGGTCGCGTTTTTTAACAACTTCCTCACTGATGCTAAGCGCCCAGCTCTGCCTGAGATCAAGCCAGCCCagccacctggccctgcccaga TACTCCCCCCAGGTTTGACCCCGGGACTCCCCTACCCACACCAGACGCCCCAGGGCCTGATGCCCTACGGTCAGCCCCGGCCCCCGATCTTGGGCTATGGAG CTGGTGCTGTCCGCCCTGCAGTCCCCACAGGAGGCCCTCCATACCCCCACGCCCCGTATGGTGCTGGTCGAGGGAACTACGATGCCTTCCGAGGCCAGGGAGGTTATCCTGGGAAACCTCGCAACAG GATGGTTCGTGGAGACCCAAGGGCCATTGTGGAATATCGGGACCTGGATGCCCCAGACGACGTTGATTTCTTTTGA
- the SRRT gene encoding serrate RNA effector molecule homolog isoform X3, whose product MGDSDDEYDRRRRDKFRRERSDYDRSRERDERRRGDDWNDREWDRGRERRSRGEYRDYDRNRRERFSPPRHELSPPQKRMRRDWDEHSSDPYHSGYEMPYAGGGGGPTYGPPQPWGHPDVHIMQHHVLPIQARLGSIAEIDLGVPPPVMKTFKEFLLSLDDSVDETEAVKRYNDYKLDFRRQQMQDFFLAHKDEEWFRSKYHPDEVGKRRQEARGALQNRLRVFLSLMETGWFDNLLLDIDKADAIVKMLDAAVIKMEGGTENDLRILEQEEEEEQAGKPGEPGKKEEGRAGAGLGDGERKTNDKDEKKEDSKQAENDSSNDDKTKKSEGDGDKEEKKEDSEKEAKKSSKKRNRKHSGDDSFDEGSMSESESESESGQAEEEKEEAEEALKEKEKPKEEEWEKPKDAAGLECKPRPLHKTCSLFMRNIAPNISRAEIISLCKRYPGFMRVALSEPQPERRFFRRGWVTFDRSVNIKEICWNLQNIRLRECELSPGVNRDLTRRVRNINGITQHKQIVRNDIKLAAKLIHTLDDRTQLWASEPGTPPLPTSLPSQNPILKNITDYLIEEVSAEEEELLGSSGGAPPEEPPKEGNPAEINVERDEKLIKVLDKLLLYLRIVHSLDYYNTCEYPNEDEMPNRCGIIHVRGPMPPNRISHGEVLEWQKTFEEKLTPLLSVRESLSEEEAQKMGRKDPEQEVEKFVTSNTQELGKDKWLCPLSGKKFKGPEFVRKHIFNKHAEKIEEVKKEVAFFNNFLTDAKRPALPEIKPAQPPGPAQSLTPGLPYPHQTPQGLMPYGQPRPPILGYGAGAVRPAVPTGGPPYPHAPYGAGRGNYDAFRGQGGYPGKPRNRMVRGDPRAIVEYRDLDAPDDVDFF is encoded by the exons ATGGGTGACAGTGATGACGAGTACGATCGAAGGCGCAGGGACAAGTTCAGAAGAGAGCGCAGCGACTACGACCGTTCCCGCGAGAGAGATGAAAGACGTCGAGGGGACGATTGGAATGACAG AGAGTGGGACCGTGGCCGTGAGCGCCGTAGTCGGGGTGAATATCGGGACTATGACCGGAATCGGCGAGAGCGCTTCTCGCCACCTCGCCATGAACTCAGCCCACCACAGAAGCGCATGAGGAGAGACTG GGATGAGCACAGCTCTGACCCATACCACAGTGGCTATGAGATGCCCTATGCTGGGGGGGGTGGGGGCCCAACTTATGGCCCCCCTCAGCCCTGGGGCCACCCCGACGTCCACATCATGCAGCACCATGTCCTGCCTATCCAGGCCAG gctgggcagcatCGCAGAGATTGACCTGGGTGTGCCGCCGCCTGTGATGAAGACCTTCAAGGAGTTTCTCCTCTCCCTGGATGACTCGGTGGATGAGACGGAGGCCGTCAAGCGCTATAATGACTACAAGCTGGATTTCCGGAGGCAGCAGATGCAGGATTTCTTCCTGGCGCACAAAGATGAGGAGTG GTTTCGGTCTAAGTACCACCCAGATGAGGTGGGGAAGCGTCGGCAGGAGGCCCGGGGGGCCCTGCAAAACCGACTGAGGGTCTTCCTGTCCCTCATGGAGACTGGCTGGTTTGATAACCTTCTCCTGGACATAGACAAAGCTGATGCCATTGTCAAGATGCTGGATGCAG CCGTGATTAAGATGGAAGGAGGCACGGAGAATGATCTCCGCAtcctggagcaggaggaggaggaggagcaggcagGAAAGCCTGGGGAGCCaggcaagaaagaagaaggaCGGGCTGGAGCAGGACTGGGGGACGGGGAGCGCAAAACCAACGACAAGGACGAGAAGAAGGAAGACAGCAAGCAG GCTGAGAATGACAGTTCTAATGATGACAAAACAAAGAAGTCGGAGGGTGACGGGgacaaggaagagaagaaagaagactcTGAGAAGGAAGCCAAAAAG AGTAGCAAGAAGCGGAACCGGAAGCACAGCGGGGACGACAGCTTTGACGAGGGCAGCATGTCGGAGTCCGAGTCGGAGTCAGAGAGCggccaggctgaggaggagaaggaggaggctg AAGAAGCGCTCAAGGAGAAGGAGAAGCCCAAGGAAGAAGAATGGGAGAAGCCCAAGGACGCCGCGGGGCTGGAGTGCAAGCCGCGGCCGCTGCATAAGACCTGCTCCCTCTTCATGCGCAACATCGCGCCCAACATCTCCCGGGCCGAGATCATCTCC CTTTGTAAAAGGTACCCAGGCTTTATGCGGGTGGCGCTTTCAGAGCCCCAGCCGGAGAGGAG GTTTTTCCGTCGTGGCTGGGTGACCTTCGACCGCAGTGTTAACATTAAAGAGATCTGTTGGAACCTGCAGAACATCCGT CTCCGGGAGTGTGAGCTGAGCCCTGGTGTGAACAGGGACCTCACCCGGCGCGTTCGCAACATCAACGGCATCACCCAGCACAAGCAGATTGTGCGCAACGACATCAAGCTGGCGGCCAAGCTGATCCACACGCTGGACGACAGGACCCAGCTTTGGGCCTCAGAACCAGGGACGCCTCCCCTGCCAACG AGCCTGCCCTCGCAAAACCCGATCTTGAAGAATATCACCGACTACCTGATCGAGGAAGTGAGCGCCGAGGAGGAGGAGCTGCTGGGGAGCAGCGGGGGCGCTCCTCCTGAGGAGCCTCCTAAGGAAGGGAACCCGGCAGAGATCAATGTGGAGCGGGATGAGAAGTTGATCAAG GTCTTGGACAAGCTCCTTCTTTACCTGCGCATCGTGCATTCCTTGGATTATTACAACACCTGTGAGTACCCCAACGAGGATGAGATGCCCAATCGCTGTGGGATCATCCACGTTCGGGGGCCCATGCCACCCAACCGCATCAGTCACGGGGAAG TGCTGGAGTGGCAGAAGACGTTTGAGGAGAAGCTCACGCCGTTGCTGAGTGTGCGGGAGTCACTCTCAGAGGAAGAGGCCCAGAAGATGGGGCGCAAAGACCCAGAGCAGGAAGTGGAGAAGTTCGTCACCTCCAACACGCAGGAACTGGGCAAGGATAAGTGGCTGTGTCCTCTCAGTGGCAAGAAATTCAAG GGTCCTGAGTTTGTGCGCAAACATATCTTCAACAAGCATGCAGAGAAAATTGAGGAAGTGAAAAAGGAGGTCGCGTTTTTTAACAACTTCCTCACTGATGCTAAGCGCCCAGCTCTGCCTGAGATCAAGCCAGCCCagccacctggccctgcccaga GTTTGACCCCGGGACTCCCCTACCCACACCAGACGCCCCAGGGCCTGATGCCCTACGGTCAGCCCCGGCCCCCGATCTTGGGCTATGGAG CTGGTGCTGTCCGCCCTGCAGTCCCCACAGGAGGCCCTCCATACCCCCACGCCCCGTATGGTGCTGGTCGAGGGAACTACGATGCCTTCCGAGGCCAGGGAGGTTATCCTGGGAAACCTCGCAACAG GATGGTTCGTGGAGACCCAAGGGCCATTGTGGAATATCGGGACCTGGATGCCCCAGACGACGTTGATTTCTTTTGA